The Bacteroidota bacterium DNA segment GAGCTGTTCGTCAACATCAGCGCGAGCCCGTTCTCGATGACGAAGCAGGCCACGCGCCGCCAGATCCTCGTCGACGCCTGCCGCGAGCACGGCCTGCCGTTCGTCTTCGTCAACCAGGTTGGCGCCAACACCGAGATCATCTTCGACGGCGACAGCCGCGTGCTCGACGCAGGTGGCACGCCGCTCGTCACGCTCCCCAGCTTTGAGGAGGGCTACGCTGTCTGGGACTGGGCGAGCATGAAGGAGAAGGGTACAGCTTCTCCACCGCAGAACGGTCACACGGAAGAACGGCCGCACGCTGAGGCCTCCATCGCCGACCTCCACGACGCGCTCGTGCTCGGCATCCGGGACTACTTCGCCAAGACGCCCGTCTTCGCCAAGACACTTATCGGACTCTCCGGCGGCATTGACTCGGCGGTGACGTGCGCGCTCGCGGCGAACGCGCTTGGGCCGGACCGCGTGGTTGGGATCACGATGCCCTCGGCGTACTCCTCGTCGGGCTCCGTCTCCGATTCGCAGGCGCTCGCCGACGCGCTCGGCATCGAGTTCCACGAGGTGTCGATACGCCCGGCCGTGGACGCCTTCGGAGCGATGCTCACGGACGTCTTCGCGGGCACCGAGGAGAACGTCGCTGAGGAGAACGTCCAGGCGCGCGCGCGCGGGCTCACGCTCATGGCGGTGTCGAACAAGTTCAATTACCTCCTCCTCACGACGGGTAACAAGTCGGAGATGGCCGTCGGCTACGCGACCCTCTACGGCGACATGTCGGGCGGCCTGGCCGTGCTCTCGGACGTGTTCAAGCAGGAGGTCTACGCCCTCGCGCGGCACATCAACGACCGCGCGGGCCGCGAAGTCATCCCCGAGAACACGATCACCAAGCCGCCGTCCGCCGAACTCAAGCCGGGCCAGCAGGACTCCGACTCGCTCCCGCCCTACGACGTCCTCGATCACATCCTGCGCTGCTACATTGAGGACCACCTCCCGCTCGACACCATCGTCGCGCAGACCGGCTACGACGCCGCGCTCGTCGGGCGCATCCTGCGCATGGTGGACCGCAACGAGTACAAGCGCCGCCAGGCCGCCCCCGGCCTCCGCGTCACCACGAAGGCGTTCGGCCTCGGCCGCCGCATGCCCATCGTAATGAAGCGCACCCACACGATGGCCGCGGTTGCGTCCAGCTGAGTTACTGTTGCTGCTGCGACTGCTGCGGGGCCGGTTCGGGGTCGCGCGCGT contains these protein-coding regions:
- a CDS encoding NAD+ synthase; translation: ELFVNISASPFSMTKQATRRQILVDACREHGLPFVFVNQVGANTEIIFDGDSRVLDAGGTPLVTLPSFEEGYAVWDWASMKEKGTASPPQNGHTEERPHAEASIADLHDALVLGIRDYFAKTPVFAKTLIGLSGGIDSAVTCALAANALGPDRVVGITMPSAYSSSGSVSDSQALADALGIEFHEVSIRPAVDAFGAMLTDVFAGTEENVAEENVQARARGLTLMAVSNKFNYLLLTTGNKSEMAVGYATLYGDMSGGLAVLSDVFKQEVYALARHINDRAGREVIPENTITKPPSAELKPGQQDSDSLPPYDVLDHILRCYIEDHLPLDTIVAQTGYDAALVGRILRMVDRNEYKRRQAAPGLRVTTKAFGLGRRMPIVMKRTHTMAAVASS